A single window of Venturia canescens isolate UGA chromosome 3, ASM1945775v1, whole genome shotgun sequence DNA harbors:
- the Ran gene encoding GTP-binding nuclear protein Ran: protein MAQEADMPTFKCVLVGDGGTGKTTFVKRHLTGEFEKKYVATLGVEVHPLIFHTNRGPIRFNVWDTAGQEKFGGLRDGYYIQGQCAVIMFDVTSRVTYKNVPNWHRDLVRVCENIPIVLCGNKVDIKDRKVKAKSIVFHRKKNLQYYDISAKSNYNFEKPFLWLARKLIGDPNLEFVAMPALLPPEVTMDPQWQQQIEKDLKEAQETALPEDDEDL from the exons ATGGCACAAGAGGCGGATATGCCGACGTTTAAGTGCGTCCTAGTCGGGGATGGTGGTACTGGAAAAACTACCTTCGTTAAACGCCATTTGACGGGTGAATTCGAGAAGAAATATGTGGCAACTCTCGGTGTGGAAGTCCACCCTCTGATTTTCCATACCAATCGTGGCCCCATTCGGTTCAACGTTTGGGATACCGCTGGtcaagaaaaatttggagGTCTTCGCGACGGTTACTACATTCAGGGACAGTGTGCCGTCATCATGTTTGACGTTACGTCACGTGTGACGTACAAAAATGTACCAAATTGGCATCGTGATCTTGTCAGAGTGTGCGAAAACATACCCATTGTACTGTGTGGCAACAAGGTCGACATCAAGGACAGAAAAGTCAAAGCCAAGAGCATCGTCTTTCATCGGAAGAAGAATCTCCAG TACTACGACATCAGTGCCAAAAGTAATTACAACTTTGAAAAACCGTTCCTCTGGCTAGCGAGAAAATTAATCGGCGATCCGAATCTTGAATTTGTCGCGATGCCAGCGCTTTTGCCACCAGAAGTTACCATGGATCCTCAGTGGCAACAACAAATCGAGAAGGACCTCAAGGAGGCACAAGAAACGGCATTGCccgaggacgacgaggaccTCTAG